A stretch of the Glutamicibacter sp. JL.03c genome encodes the following:
- the guaA gene encoding glutamine-hydrolyzing GMP synthase, whose product MTTAPLNPEHKPVLVVDYGAQYAQLIARRVREARVYSEIVPHTLSTEAILAKNPAAIILSGGPSSVYADGAPSVGADLFEAGVPVLGICYGFQAMANALGGTVSETGLREYGRTATNFEGEARSILAGAAQAPTVWMSHGDSVSQAPEGFEVLATTAGAPVAAFANEAKRLYGVQWHPEVKHCEFGQDVLENFLYNGAGLAGDWTADNIADEQIERIRAQVGTGKAICGLSGGVDSAVAAALVQRAIGDQLTCVFVNHGLLREGEAEQVEKDFVASTGAKLYIADERERFLAALDGVTDPETKRKIIGREFIRAFEAAEAAIIAEAASEGEPVKFLVQGTLYPDIVESGGGEGTSNIKSHHNVGGLPEDLQFELVEPLRTLFKDEVRAVGRELGLPEEIVGRQPFPGPGLGIRIIGAVNEERLSILRKADAIARAELTAAGLDDEVWQMPVVLLADVRSVGVQGDHRTYGHPIVLRPVSSEDAMTADWSHLPYDLLSKISNRITNEVDGVNRVVLDVTSKPPGTIEWE is encoded by the coding sequence GTGACTACTGCTCCCCTCAATCCAGAACATAAGCCGGTTCTGGTCGTCGACTACGGGGCCCAATACGCGCAGCTCATCGCTCGCCGCGTACGTGAGGCCCGTGTGTACTCGGAGATCGTTCCGCACACCCTGTCCACCGAAGCCATCCTGGCCAAGAACCCTGCAGCGATCATCCTCTCCGGTGGTCCCTCCAGCGTCTACGCCGATGGCGCCCCATCCGTCGGGGCCGACCTGTTTGAAGCCGGCGTGCCGGTCTTGGGCATTTGCTACGGCTTCCAGGCCATGGCCAACGCCCTGGGCGGAACCGTCTCGGAAACCGGCCTGCGCGAGTACGGCCGCACCGCAACCAACTTTGAGGGCGAAGCCCGCTCCATCCTGGCAGGCGCCGCACAGGCTCCCACCGTGTGGATGAGCCACGGCGACTCAGTCTCCCAGGCCCCAGAAGGCTTCGAAGTGCTGGCCACCACCGCCGGCGCGCCGGTTGCCGCCTTTGCCAACGAGGCCAAGCGCCTCTACGGCGTGCAGTGGCACCCGGAAGTCAAGCACTGCGAGTTCGGCCAGGACGTCCTGGAGAACTTCCTGTACAACGGCGCAGGCCTGGCCGGCGACTGGACCGCTGACAACATCGCTGACGAGCAGATCGAGCGCATCCGCGCCCAGGTCGGCACCGGCAAGGCCATCTGCGGCCTGTCCGGCGGCGTGGACTCGGCAGTTGCCGCGGCACTGGTGCAGCGCGCCATTGGCGACCAGCTGACTTGCGTGTTCGTCAACCACGGCCTGCTGCGCGAAGGCGAAGCCGAGCAGGTCGAGAAGGATTTTGTCGCTTCCACCGGCGCAAAGCTCTACATCGCTGACGAACGCGAACGCTTCCTTGCCGCACTGGACGGTGTCACCGATCCGGAGACCAAGCGCAAGATCATCGGCCGCGAATTCATCCGCGCCTTCGAAGCAGCCGAAGCAGCGATCATCGCTGAAGCAGCTTCCGAGGGCGAGCCGGTGAAGTTCCTGGTCCAGGGCACCCTGTATCCGGATATCGTGGAATCCGGCGGCGGCGAAGGCACCAGCAACATCAAGAGCCACCACAACGTGGGCGGCCTGCCAGAGGACCTGCAGTTCGAACTGGTCGAGCCGCTGCGCACCCTGTTCAAGGACGAGGTCCGCGCCGTGGGCCGCGAGCTCGGCTTGCCCGAGGAAATCGTTGGCCGCCAGCCATTCCCTGGCCCAGGCCTGGGTATCCGCATCATCGGTGCCGTCAACGAAGAGCGCCTGTCCATCCTGCGCAAGGCCGACGCGATCGCCCGTGCCGAGCTGACCGCTGCAGGCCTGGACGACGAGGTCTGGCAGATGCCGGTGGTGCTGCTCGCCGACGTCCGCTCGGTAGGCGTGCAGGGCGATCACCGCACCTACGGCCACCCGATCGTGCTGCGTCCGGTCTCCTCTGAGGATGCCATGACCGCCGACTGGTCGCACCTGCCATACGATCTGCTCTCGAAGATCTCCAACCGCATCACCAATGAGGTCGATGGGGTCAACCGCGTGGTTCTGGACGTCACCTCCAAGCCACCAGGAACCATCGAGTGGGAGTAA
- a CDS encoding SURF1 family protein, with the protein MFKTALKLKWIGALLAALALATGFVALSGWQFGASESEPVVKVDKTEKPVALTKHVDIGTELLGTTADQIVTFTGEFVPGTDRLIDDRVEDGQKGVWVISEFKVDGAKQDAGIAVVRGWQPEETTPSAAPTGELKITGRLLPNEGPENEHDLRSTTLPSITSAQLANIWDSVLYNGFISAHEITTAKGQAVEQPGIDMIYVGPQPQEAQINWLNVFYGIEWVLFAGFAIFLWYRMVRDDYQRDLDEIAERAAEAREANPGQTPPATND; encoded by the coding sequence GTGTTTAAAACCGCTCTGAAGCTCAAGTGGATCGGCGCCCTCCTTGCTGCGCTCGCCCTCGCCACCGGATTCGTCGCCCTCTCCGGATGGCAGTTCGGCGCCTCCGAGAGCGAACCGGTCGTCAAGGTCGACAAGACCGAGAAGCCGGTGGCGCTGACCAAGCACGTGGACATCGGCACCGAGCTGCTGGGCACCACAGCGGATCAAATCGTCACCTTCACCGGAGAATTCGTCCCCGGCACCGACCGCCTCATCGATGACCGCGTCGAAGATGGCCAAAAGGGCGTATGGGTCATCAGCGAATTCAAGGTCGATGGCGCCAAGCAGGACGCTGGCATTGCGGTGGTGCGCGGCTGGCAGCCAGAGGAAACCACGCCCTCGGCTGCTCCCACGGGCGAACTGAAAATCACCGGACGCCTGCTGCCGAACGAAGGCCCGGAAAACGAACACGACCTGCGCAGCACGACCCTGCCTTCGATCACCTCGGCGCAGCTGGCGAATATCTGGGACTCGGTCCTGTACAACGGATTCATCTCGGCCCACGAGATCACCACCGCCAAGGGCCAGGCTGTCGAGCAGCCGGGGATCGACATGATCTACGTCGGCCCGCAGCCGCAGGAAGCCCAGATCAACTGGCTGAACGTCTTCTACGGCATTGAATGGGTCCTCTTCGCCGGCTTCGCGATCTTCCTCTGGTACCGCATGGTCCGCGATGATTATCAGCGGGACCTTGATGAGATCGCCGAGCGCGCCGCCGAAGCCCGCGAAGCGAACCCCGGGCAGACGCCACCGGCCACCAACGACTAG
- a CDS encoding GuaB3 family IMP dehydrogenase-related protein, producing MSNEIEIGRGKRAQKAYSLDDVAIVPNRRTRDPKDVSVSWQIDAFQFDTPILGAPMDSVTSPATAIALGQLGGLGVLNLEGLWTRYENPEAVLAEIAGLKSEAATRNDPKITAKLQELYSAPIQPELITSRISEIRDSGVVVAGSLTPQRTQEHYKTVVAAGVDIFVIRGTTVSAEHVSKTTEPLNLKQFIYELDVPVIVGGAAGYTPAMHLMRTGAAGVLVGFGGGASSTTRRTLGIHAPMATAIADVAAARRDYIEESGGRYVHVIADGGMGNSGDIVKAIAMGADAVMLGTALARAEEAPGAGYHWGMEAVHEASPRGDRAKVGTVGSLEKVLYGPSHETNGTSNLVGALRRSMATTGYSTLKEFQRVDVVLSPYESDRY from the coding sequence GTGAGTAACGAGATTGAGATCGGCCGCGGCAAGCGGGCACAAAAGGCATATTCCCTGGACGACGTAGCGATCGTACCGAATCGCCGTACCCGTGATCCGAAGGACGTTTCGGTGTCCTGGCAGATTGACGCATTCCAGTTCGACACCCCTATCCTGGGCGCACCGATGGACTCGGTGACCTCACCGGCCACCGCCATTGCCCTGGGCCAGCTCGGCGGCTTGGGCGTGCTGAACCTCGAAGGCCTGTGGACCCGTTACGAGAACCCGGAAGCCGTGCTGGCTGAAATCGCCGGTTTGAAGTCCGAGGCGGCAACCCGCAACGACCCGAAGATCACCGCAAAGCTGCAGGAACTGTACTCGGCACCCATCCAGCCGGAACTGATCACCTCGCGCATCTCCGAAATCCGCGACTCCGGCGTTGTTGTTGCCGGCTCGCTGACTCCGCAGCGCACCCAGGAGCACTACAAGACCGTGGTAGCTGCGGGCGTGGACATCTTTGTCATCCGCGGCACCACCGTTTCGGCTGAACATGTCTCGAAGACCACCGAACCACTGAACCTCAAGCAGTTCATCTATGAACTCGACGTCCCGGTCATCGTAGGCGGCGCCGCTGGCTACACCCCGGCAATGCACCTGATGCGCACCGGTGCTGCCGGTGTCCTGGTCGGCTTCGGCGGCGGCGCTTCGTCAACCACCCGCCGCACCCTGGGCATCCATGCGCCAATGGCTACCGCCATTGCCGACGTTGCCGCCGCACGCCGCGACTACATCGAGGAGTCCGGCGGACGCTACGTCCACGTCATCGCTGATGGCGGCATGGGCAACTCCGGTGACATCGTCAAGGCCATCGCCATGGGCGCCGACGCCGTCATGCTCGGCACCGCGCTGGCTCGTGCCGAAGAAGCTCCAGGTGCCGGCTACCACTGGGGCATGGAAGCCGTTCACGAGGCCAGCCCACGTGGGGACCGCGCCAAGGTCGGCACCGTTGGTTCGCTGGAAAAGGTCCTCTACGGCCCATCGCATGAAACCAATGGCACCTCGAACCTGGTGGGCGCGCTGCGCCGCTCGATGGCCACCACCGGCTACTCGACCCTCAAGGAATTCCAGCGCGTTGACGTGGTGCTTTCTCCTTACGAGTCTGACCGCTACTAG
- the guaB gene encoding IMP dehydrogenase, producing the protein MTEFNPFAFEGLTYDDVLLLPGPTDVIPSEADTTTRFTKRINIQVPISSAAMDTVTEAPMAIALARQGGIGVIHRNLSIEDQAKQVDQVKRSESGMITDPVTVNPGATLAEWDELCAQYRVSGLPVVDENRKLLGIITNRDTRFVPREQYMTTKVYEVMTGMPLVTAQEGVAPEKVIELLSKNRIEKLPLIDDEGKLTGLITVKDFDKAEQYPLATKDEEGRLRVAAAVGFFGEGYERAMTLIDAGVDALVVDTANGHSQGVLEMIARLKKDPAAAHVDVIGGQAATFEGAKAIIDAGADAIKVGVGPGSICTTRIVAGVGVPQVTAIYEAAKAAIPAGVPVIADGGLQHSGDIGKALVAGADSVMLGSLLAGTAESPGDLVFMGGKQFKAYRGMGSLGAMETRGKNTSYSKDRYFQADAPSNEKLIPEGIEGQVPYRGPLSAVTHQLVGGLRQTMFYVGGRTVPELKARGKFVRITAAGLKESHPHDIMMTVEAPNYRSR; encoded by the coding sequence GTGACTGAGTTCAACCCCTTTGCATTTGAAGGACTCACCTACGACGACGTACTGCTGTTGCCTGGCCCGACGGATGTGATCCCCTCGGAAGCTGATACCACCACCCGCTTCACCAAGCGCATCAACATCCAGGTGCCCATCAGCTCGGCGGCCATGGACACCGTCACAGAAGCCCCGATGGCTATCGCACTTGCACGCCAGGGCGGCATCGGCGTGATCCACCGCAACCTTTCGATCGAGGATCAGGCCAAGCAGGTTGACCAGGTCAAGCGCAGCGAGTCGGGCATGATCACCGACCCTGTCACCGTGAATCCAGGCGCGACCTTGGCTGAATGGGATGAGCTGTGCGCGCAGTACCGCGTCTCGGGCCTTCCAGTCGTGGACGAGAACCGCAAGCTTCTGGGCATCATCACCAACCGCGACACCCGCTTTGTTCCCCGCGAGCAGTACATGACCACCAAGGTCTACGAAGTCATGACCGGCATGCCGCTGGTGACCGCCCAGGAAGGCGTAGCTCCTGAAAAGGTCATCGAACTGCTGTCCAAGAACCGCATCGAGAAACTTCCGCTGATTGATGACGAGGGCAAGCTGACTGGCCTGATCACCGTCAAGGACTTCGACAAGGCCGAGCAGTACCCGCTGGCCACCAAGGACGAGGAAGGCCGTCTGCGCGTTGCTGCTGCTGTTGGCTTCTTCGGCGAAGGCTACGAGCGCGCCATGACCCTGATCGACGCCGGCGTTGACGCGCTGGTCGTTGATACCGCGAACGGCCACTCCCAGGGCGTGCTGGAGATGATTGCCCGTTTGAAGAAGGACCCTGCCGCTGCCCACGTTGATGTGATCGGTGGACAGGCTGCAACCTTCGAGGGGGCCAAGGCCATTATTGATGCCGGTGCTGACGCCATCAAGGTCGGCGTGGGCCCTGGCTCCATCTGCACCACCCGCATCGTTGCCGGTGTTGGCGTGCCACAGGTGACCGCCATCTACGAAGCAGCCAAGGCCGCTATCCCAGCCGGCGTGCCAGTGATCGCTGACGGCGGCCTGCAGCACTCGGGCGACATCGGCAAGGCGCTGGTTGCCGGCGCTGACTCGGTCATGCTCGGCTCGCTGCTGGCAGGTACCGCAGAGTCCCCAGGTGATCTGGTGTTCATGGGTGGCAAGCAGTTCAAGGCCTACCGTGGCATGGGCTCGCTGGGCGCTATGGAGACCCGTGGCAAGAACACCTCGTACTCCAAGGACCGCTACTTCCAGGCTGACGCTCCTTCCAACGAGAAGCTGATACCTGAGGGCATTGAGGGCCAGGTTCCTTACCGTGGCCCACTCTCTGCAGTAACCCATCAGCTCGTAGGTGGCCTGCGCCAGACCATGTTTTACGTTGGCGGTCGCACTGTTCCAGAGCTGAAGGCTCGTGGCAAGTTCGTTCGCATCACCGCAGCTGGATTGAAGGAATCGCACCCACACGACATCATGATGACTGTTGAAGCACCGAACTACCGTTCGCGCTAA
- a CDS encoding BtrH N-terminal domain-containing protein, giving the protein MGQPANLKKQARERMARTGESYTTARKNILTGKPESPKAARAAQARDYAKEAREAKAGAKPKAPKPAPAPAPQDELPEYPAPEDVIQYDAALWHRVLVQAGVTNPVTDAPLSQALLAGLAGGIGFMVFTFEYEETTTATLVTRAHPEPYTQNLLARCGAKINERTTGSSQKAVEYMDAALDAGRAVVVRVAINALPWIDGNEVDEAETIDLVVVGDHENDLLVDDGSGVLNVISPEDLAFARAKRKKEKHWQAWVPSTRSPKAETLAANALEAIEETTSRLLGTRELSGIPDHFAKNFGITGMHTFATRLRDTTTKTGWTRMFAEPARLAGGMNQLSGFLTDTRFGGEGALRGLYADFLDEASGLPGLSALGAHSADYVRMAQLWDDFAELVDPDIDVDERSAMFERMAQAMERIAEAEHKAATALAATAQSLASEAR; this is encoded by the coding sequence TTGGGCCAGCCAGCCAACCTGAAAAAGCAAGCACGAGAACGCATGGCGCGCACGGGGGAGAGCTACACCACCGCGCGCAAGAACATCCTCACCGGGAAACCGGAAAGCCCTAAGGCTGCCCGTGCTGCACAGGCCCGCGACTATGCCAAAGAAGCGCGAGAGGCCAAGGCAGGAGCCAAGCCCAAAGCCCCCAAGCCGGCACCAGCGCCAGCTCCACAAGATGAGCTGCCCGAATACCCTGCTCCAGAAGACGTCATTCAATACGACGCAGCACTCTGGCACCGAGTCCTCGTCCAGGCAGGCGTCACCAACCCGGTGACCGATGCCCCGCTGAGCCAGGCATTGTTGGCAGGCCTCGCTGGTGGCATCGGCTTCATGGTCTTCACCTTCGAATACGAAGAAACCACCACCGCAACCCTGGTCACCCGCGCCCACCCTGAGCCATACACCCAGAACCTGCTGGCTCGCTGCGGCGCCAAGATCAATGAACGCACCACCGGGTCATCCCAGAAGGCCGTCGAATACATGGATGCGGCACTGGATGCCGGACGCGCTGTCGTCGTCCGTGTAGCCATCAACGCCTTGCCATGGATCGATGGCAATGAAGTGGATGAAGCGGAAACCATTGACCTGGTAGTCGTCGGTGATCACGAAAATGATCTGCTGGTAGATGACGGTTCAGGCGTTCTGAACGTCATCAGCCCCGAAGACCTGGCTTTCGCCCGAGCCAAGCGCAAAAAGGAAAAGCACTGGCAGGCCTGGGTTCCATCCACGCGCTCGCCGAAGGCGGAGACCCTTGCTGCCAATGCCTTGGAAGCCATCGAAGAAACCACCTCGCGCCTGCTGGGAACCCGCGAGCTCTCCGGGATCCCGGACCACTTTGCCAAGAACTTCGGCATCACCGGCATGCACACCTTCGCCACCCGGTTGCGCGACACCACCACCAAGACCGGCTGGACCCGCATGTTCGCGGAACCTGCACGGCTGGCCGGTGGCATGAACCAGCTCTCCGGGTTCCTCACGGACACTCGTTTTGGCGGTGAAGGAGCACTGCGCGGACTGTACGCGGACTTCCTCGATGAAGCCTCCGGATTGCCTGGCCTATCGGCCCTGGGTGCGCACAGCGCGGATTATGTACGGATGGCCCAGCTTTGGGATGACTTCGCAGAACTGGTTGACCCGGACATCGATGTGGATGAGCGCAGCGCAATGTTCGAGCGCATGGCCCAGGCCATGGAGCGCATTGCCGAGGCCGAGCACAAGGCCGCCACAGCACTGGCGGCCACCGCACAATCATTGGCTTCCGAAGCCCGATAA
- a CDS encoding TetR/AcrR family transcriptional regulator, translating into MPAQQPSSGSRLGRRNDPERREKIMDACLEVIAQAGVTGTSHRKVAAQTGVPLGAMTYYFDGMDDLLHSAFSRFATSISTGFERRMAAATDRDSACDAVFERILEASSGQGHELILSHELYTLATRDASFRSITTWWMGRSQLALGAHFDPLTARLLDAMIEGLTIHRALDAEPRDPEEIKSAIARIVGA; encoded by the coding sequence ATGCCCGCTCAACAGCCCTCCTCCGGTTCACGTCTGGGCCGCCGCAATGATCCAGAGCGCCGTGAAAAGATCATGGACGCCTGTTTAGAAGTCATAGCCCAGGCCGGGGTCACCGGCACGTCTCATCGAAAGGTCGCCGCCCAGACAGGCGTTCCGCTTGGAGCCATGACCTACTACTTTGACGGCATGGACGACTTGCTGCACAGCGCCTTCAGCCGTTTTGCTACCAGCATCAGCACCGGATTCGAGCGCCGCATGGCAGCGGCGACCGACCGGGACTCGGCGTGCGATGCGGTTTTCGAGCGGATCCTCGAAGCCAGCAGTGGCCAAGGCCATGAGCTGATTCTGTCCCACGAGCTCTACACCCTCGCCACCCGCGATGCCTCCTTCCGGTCCATCACCACCTGGTGGATGGGACGCAGCCAATTAGCGCTCGGGGCACACTTTGACCCGCTGACCGCGCGTCTGCTGGACGCCATGATCGAAGGGCTGACCATTCATCGAGCCCTCGACGCGGAACCTCGCGATCCAGAGGAAATCAAAAGCGCCATCGCCCGGATCGTTGGCGCATAG
- a CDS encoding VanZ family protein: protein MLYILAMVAIAFWPVPVDSSAGPQLAWTLNWLHDHGVPEFVNYEFVEFSANVLFFMPLGFFLAVGLRRPITACVLGTAASGLIESGQHLFLPNRFATLTDVVANSLGCALGVGMWLVVWRIQSNRKARQAPIS, encoded by the coding sequence GTGCTGTACATACTTGCGATGGTTGCTATCGCGTTTTGGCCTGTACCGGTGGACTCATCAGCCGGACCTCAGTTGGCCTGGACGTTGAACTGGCTGCATGATCACGGCGTACCTGAGTTCGTGAACTACGAATTCGTGGAATTCTCTGCGAATGTCCTTTTCTTCATGCCGCTGGGATTTTTTCTGGCCGTTGGTTTGCGCCGGCCGATCACTGCGTGCGTGCTAGGAACCGCGGCCTCTGGATTGATCGAGTCAGGCCAGCATCTCTTCCTTCCCAACCGATTCGCTACGCTCACCGACGTGGTGGCCAATTCTTTGGGATGCGCGCTTGGCGTAGGCATGTGGCTTGTCGTGTGGAGAATCCAGTCGAATCGCAAGGCGCGCCAGGCGCCTATTTCTTGA
- a CDS encoding sugar O-acetyltransferase — translation MTGNYFEGDSRSNRERMLAGDLYIADDPENERLHQRGVQLADAYHRADVAADPKAREILAELVGTLGEGAHVNSPLFVDYGENLHIGARTFINYNLTALDVATITIGEDCQIGPNVQLLTPTHPIDPQPRRDKLEAAQPITLGDNVWLGGGVIVCPGVTVGENSVIGAGSVVTKDIPANAIAVGNPARVIRNIG, via the coding sequence ATGACTGGAAATTATTTTGAAGGAGACTCCCGCAGCAACCGCGAGCGCATGCTTGCAGGTGACTTGTACATCGCGGACGATCCGGAGAATGAACGCCTCCACCAGCGTGGCGTGCAGCTAGCAGACGCCTATCACCGGGCTGACGTGGCGGCAGATCCTAAAGCGCGCGAGATCCTCGCTGAACTTGTCGGCACCCTGGGGGAAGGCGCTCACGTCAATTCGCCGCTCTTCGTGGACTACGGGGAAAACCTGCACATCGGCGCGCGAACTTTCATCAACTACAACCTCACAGCACTGGACGTCGCCACCATCACCATCGGCGAAGACTGCCAGATCGGGCCAAACGTCCAGCTGCTGACACCCACCCACCCAATTGATCCACAGCCACGACGCGACAAGCTTGAAGCAGCGCAGCCGATCACGTTGGGGGATAACGTGTGGCTCGGTGGTGGCGTGATCGTATGCCCCGGGGTAACTGTCGGCGAAAACTCTGTGATCGGTGCAGGCTCCGTGGTCACCAAGGACATTCCAGCCAACGCCATTGCCGTGGGAAACCCGGCACGCGTGATCCGGAACATTGGATAA
- a CDS encoding DUF3817 domain-containing protein codes for MSSTTPAPKPRKFGGTPAQIRSAAKFYKVFAYITGVMLLLLVVEMIFKYFWSLELFVGGTLADGVANSIGLHNRAEVTGGANISLGILIAHGWLYVVYLFADFRLWSLMRWPFMRFITIALGGVIPFLSFYTESKVHAEVDRELAAHPKAAKRY; via the coding sequence ATGTCCAGCACCACCCCCGCACCGAAGCCCCGGAAGTTCGGCGGCACCCCAGCGCAGATCCGCAGCGCCGCGAAGTTCTACAAGGTCTTTGCCTACATCACCGGTGTGATGCTGCTGCTGCTCGTGGTGGAGATGATCTTCAAGTACTTCTGGTCCTTGGAACTCTTTGTCGGCGGCACCCTGGCCGACGGGGTGGCGAACTCCATTGGCCTGCACAACCGTGCCGAAGTGACCGGGGGAGCGAACATCTCCCTGGGCATCCTGATCGCCCACGGCTGGCTGTACGTGGTGTACCTGTTCGCCGACTTCCGCCTCTGGTCGCTGATGCGCTGGCCATTTATGCGCTTCATTACGATCGCCCTGGGTGGCGTGATCCCGTTCCTGTCCTTCTACACGGAGTCCAAGGTCCACGCTGAAGTCGACCGCGAACTGGCCGCCCACCCGAAGGCCGCGAAGCGCTACTAG
- a CDS encoding MFS transporter, producing the protein MYSLLLTIIYLAFISLGLPDSLVGAGWPVMHQDLGVPQSFAGILTMIIAIGTIFSSLASERMTRRFGAGLVTAVSVGLTATALFGFSFASEFWMLCIWAIPYGLGAGAVDAALNNYVALHYAARHMNWLHSFWGVGASISPLIMSHALTSGMGWPGAYNVVGIIQVILIVVLALTLPLWGKVNTLTPSGAHLTEVDASPGSSEASASRTSHLTLKQVIRIPGVLLVLLAFFAYCALENTSILWATTYLAGDRGVNPATAAAFASFFLLGITGGRFLAGFFADRIGDRTLIRGGFLLVGLGGLMLLFPMETHAVALAGLALAGLGSAPIYPAIIHSTPASFGRQHSHAIIGVQMAAAYLGSTLMPPLFGVLSSWVGLWLFPIFILLLAAMGLVFSERLNRLVDAR; encoded by the coding sequence ATGTATTCACTTCTATTGACCATCATCTATCTCGCCTTTATCAGCCTCGGCCTTCCCGACTCCCTGGTTGGCGCGGGCTGGCCGGTGATGCATCAAGACCTTGGGGTACCGCAATCCTTCGCTGGCATCCTCACCATGATCATTGCCATTGGAACCATCTTCTCCAGCTTGGCTTCGGAACGGATGACCCGCCGTTTCGGAGCCGGCTTGGTCACCGCGGTCAGTGTGGGGCTGACGGCAACCGCGTTGTTCGGGTTCTCTTTCGCCAGTGAATTCTGGATGCTATGCATCTGGGCTATCCCCTATGGCTTGGGCGCTGGCGCAGTTGACGCTGCCCTTAATAACTACGTCGCTCTGCACTACGCGGCACGCCATATGAACTGGCTCCATAGCTTCTGGGGTGTCGGCGCTTCGATCAGCCCATTGATCATGAGCCATGCCCTGACCTCCGGAATGGGGTGGCCCGGAGCCTACAACGTTGTCGGCATCATCCAGGTGATTCTCATCGTTGTTCTGGCTCTTACCCTCCCGCTGTGGGGCAAGGTTAATACGTTGACGCCGAGCGGCGCCCATCTCACCGAAGTCGACGCCAGTCCCGGAAGCTCTGAGGCATCTGCCTCCAGGACTTCCCATCTGACGCTCAAACAAGTCATCAGGATTCCGGGCGTCTTGTTGGTTCTCTTGGCGTTCTTCGCCTATTGCGCATTGGAAAACACATCGATTCTCTGGGCCACGACCTACCTGGCCGGCGACCGTGGAGTGAACCCTGCGACCGCAGCGGCTTTCGCGTCGTTCTTCCTGCTGGGCATCACCGGTGGACGATTCCTCGCCGGCTTCTTCGCTGATCGCATCGGCGATCGCACTTTGATTCGAGGCGGTTTCTTGCTGGTGGGACTCGGTGGCCTGATGCTTCTGTTTCCGATGGAAACACATGCCGTCGCTTTAGCAGGTCTCGCTCTGGCCGGCCTGGGCTCGGCCCCGATCTATCCGGCGATTATCCATTCGACGCCAGCTAGCTTCGGACGGCAGCACTCCCACGCGATTATCGGCGTCCAGATGGCCGCCGCATACCTGGGCTCAACGTTGATGCCACCGCTATTCGGCGTCCTGTCATCGTGGGTGGGATTGTGGCTCTTCCCCATCTTCATCCTGCTTCTTGCCGCGATGGGGCTCGTCTTCTCCGAACGTCTGAACCGCCTGGTTGATGCACGGTAG